A region of Thermococcus barossii DNA encodes the following proteins:
- a CDS encoding Ig-like domain repeat protein, protein MYDSNGKVNGNVTLRAVLKDEFGNPLSGKPVKFYVDGEYVGGTVTNSEGVAAIQYTVNISTGIHVITAEFVGGPNYGPSEDRAELMIERIFTELVMDNTSAKVGSNVTLKALLVDEFGNPLAGKPVKFYVDGQYVGGTVTNSEGVAAIQYTVNVPAGTHVITAEFIGGPTYNYTETKAKLLAYTYSTTMIVYDTSGEPGAPVTLKAVLVDEFGNPLSGKPVKFYVDGQYVGGTVTNSEGVAAIQYTVNVPAGTHVITAEFIGGPTYGPSNGVATLEVIPI, encoded by the coding sequence GTGTATGATTCTAATGGTAAGGTTAACGGTAACGTGACTCTCAGGGCAGTGCTCAAAGACGAGTTTGGTAATCCGCTTTCGGGTAAACCAGTGAAGTTCTACGTTGACGGGGAGTACGTTGGAGGGACAGTGACTAATTCAGAGGGGGTAGCAGCAATACAGTACACTGTTAACATCTCAACGGGTATTCACGTGATTACTGCGGAATTTGTCGGAGGACCAAATTATGGTCCAAGCGAAGACAGAGCAGAGTTGATGATAGAAAGGATATTCACTGAACTTGTCATGGACAATACATCTGCCAAGGTTGGTAGTAATGTGACTTTGAAGGCTTTGCTCGTGGATGAGTTTGGTAATCCGTTGGCTGGTAAGCCCGTGAAGTTCTACGTTGACGGGCAGTATGTCGGAGGGACAGTGACTAATTCAGAGGGGGTAGCAGCAATACAGTACACTGTTAACGTTCCGGCGGGTACTCACGTGATTACTGCGGAATTCATCGGAGGACCAACATACAACTACACTGAAACCAAAGCAAAACTACTAGCTTATACATACAGCACCACAATGATAGTGTATGATACCTCCGGAGAGCCTGGGGCTCCAGTAACTCTAAAAGCTGTGCTCGTGGATGAGTTTGGTAATCCGCTTTCGGGTAAACCAGTGAAGTTCTACGTTGATGGGCAGTACGTTGGAGGGACAGTGACTAATTCAGAGGGGGTAGCAGCAATACAGTACACTGTTAACGTTCCGGCGGGTACTCACGTGATTACTGCGGAATTCATCGGAGGACCAACATACGGGCCAAGTAATGGAGTAGCAACATTGGAAGTTATTCCGATTTAG
- a CDS encoding GDP-mannose 4,6-dehydratase encodes MEWENKRVLITGISGFAGSYLAKYLLSHGAEVYGIIRRRSDGRLPKNLIDRQIHNEIKVIEADLTDLAGLAHALDVAQPEVVFHLAAQSFVPRSFTHPLETFKVNTVGTVNLLEAIRVKEYDPTIIFAGSSEEYGLVISSPEQYRKLKEKYGHIFPEPENIPELPITENNPLRPMSPYAVSKIHGEYILRNYYYTYGLKTIVSRAFNHEGAGRGIMFVTSVITRQVMKYKFGEINKISIGNVNAFRDWSHVIDIAKGYCLLAKKGKPGDVYNQGSMRTNSVISYILLSLETAGWEIKKIETMKNNKVVQYPTEVDSSKIFGVKFEKTKLDRMLLENEIEFTLEDKGIWAHTDKGKIPIIFDPSRFRPSEVPILMADISKIRKLGFEVKHKLTDIIRDQLNYFLDPSNRG; translated from the coding sequence ATGGAATGGGAAAATAAGAGAGTCTTGATTACTGGTATTAGTGGATTTGCAGGCTCTTATCTGGCTAAATACCTTCTCAGTCATGGTGCGGAGGTATATGGTATTATCCGCCGCAGATCAGATGGGAGGCTTCCGAAGAATCTTATTGACAGACAGATACACAATGAAATAAAGGTCATTGAAGCAGATTTAACAGATTTAGCGGGACTAGCACATGCGTTGGATGTTGCTCAGCCGGAGGTAGTTTTTCACCTCGCGGCTCAGTCATTTGTCCCAAGGAGCTTCACTCACCCTCTGGAGACTTTTAAAGTCAACACTGTGGGCACTGTTAATTTACTTGAGGCTATTCGGGTGAAGGAATACGATCCAACGATTATTTTTGCTGGATCAAGTGAGGAATACGGTTTAGTAATAAGTTCCCCAGAACAATATAGAAAGCTCAAAGAGAAATATGGACATATTTTTCCAGAACCTGAGAACATCCCCGAACTACCAATAACTGAAAATAACCCACTACGACCAATGTCTCCTTATGCCGTCAGCAAGATCCATGGAGAGTATATACTCAGGAACTACTATTATACATATGGGCTTAAAACTATAGTCTCCAGAGCATTTAATCACGAGGGAGCTGGCAGGGGAATAATGTTCGTTACGTCGGTGATTACACGTCAAGTCATGAAATATAAATTTGGAGAAATTAACAAAATCTCCATTGGTAATGTAAATGCTTTTAGAGATTGGAGTCACGTTATTGATATTGCCAAAGGATATTGCCTGTTGGCCAAAAAAGGAAAGCCCGGAGATGTTTATAACCAGGGTTCTATGAGGACTAATTCTGTCATAAGTTATATCCTTTTAAGTTTAGAGACGGCAGGATGGGAAATTAAGAAGATAGAAACAATGAAAAACAACAAGGTTGTCCAGTATCCAACTGAAGTCGACTCCTCCAAGATATTCGGAGTCAAATTTGAGAAAACGAAATTAGACAGGATGCTGCTTGAAAATGAGATTGAATTCACTCTAGAAGACAAAGGAATATGGGCCCATACTGACAAAGGAAAAATACCCATCATTTTTGATCCCAGTAGGTTTAGACCGTCCGAGGTTCCAATACTAATGGCAGATATAAGCAAGATAAGAAAGCTAGGATTTGAAGTTAAACATAAATTAACTGATATAATACGGGATCAATTAAACTATTTCTTGGATCCTTCAAACCGAGGATGA
- a CDS encoding sulfatase-like hydrolase/transferase, translating to MEYPNVIVIVVDTLREDHSWMLEQVLQEFGFVKYKNVITPSPWTVPAHASMFTGLYPLYHGAHESKERKDIHVRLGVEDLLSVYLWDKGYDTYLFTANPYIRPSFGFGGFSHFYESLYIPKSPFMSGEELKRLQELKSGRGKLHLAGTLILQREYKLLAKATLNLMVEPIYIRLLARINNWPMDKGVNKLVKTFKTVISAKDNPKFIFINLMEVHEPYFMGDTLGREGFIRNILEGVIDQQALKKWKEMYPREVRYVSKKILEIIMILKEQNMFDNSLVIITSDHGQLLGEHGRIGHGTFLYDELLVVPLFIKYPTGLALEQCVCPSQYISLTRLRPLIQGIVDGTISTDEVLYSPVVFAESYGIHQNIGQRVAGKGEMIDNLEKYRVAIYYRGFKGIFNVSDWKFEGIFQKDKRIEDNGDVLSYMKKKVIRFLGLKLRSKI from the coding sequence ATGGAATATCCAAATGTTATAGTGATTGTTGTAGATACCTTACGTGAGGACCACTCGTGGATGTTAGAGCAAGTTCTCCAAGAGTTTGGTTTTGTGAAGTATAAAAATGTGATAACCCCATCTCCTTGGACTGTCCCAGCCCATGCTTCAATGTTTACAGGGCTGTACCCATTATATCATGGGGCCCATGAGAGCAAAGAAAGAAAAGATATACACGTTCGGTTAGGTGTGGAAGATCTTTTAAGTGTGTATCTTTGGGATAAGGGGTATGATACGTACCTTTTTACTGCGAATCCTTACATACGACCGAGTTTTGGATTTGGCGGTTTTTCTCATTTTTATGAATCATTATATATCCCCAAGAGTCCATTTATGTCTGGAGAAGAGTTAAAACGACTACAGGAATTGAAATCTGGTCGTGGAAAGTTGCACTTAGCTGGAACGTTGATATTACAGCGAGAATATAAACTTTTGGCCAAAGCTACTTTAAATTTAATGGTTGAGCCGATTTATATTCGCCTACTGGCAAGGATTAACAACTGGCCAATGGACAAAGGGGTAAACAAGCTAGTAAAGACATTTAAAACGGTTATTTCAGCGAAGGATAATCCCAAATTTATCTTTATAAATTTAATGGAAGTTCATGAGCCCTATTTTATGGGGGACACCTTAGGAAGAGAGGGATTTATTAGGAACATTCTCGAAGGTGTCATTGATCAACAAGCTCTTAAAAAATGGAAGGAAATGTATCCACGTGAGGTCCGTTATGTATCTAAAAAAATTCTCGAGATTATCATGATTCTTAAAGAACAGAATATGTTTGACAATTCTCTAGTAATCATTACAAGTGATCATGGACAATTACTGGGGGAACACGGGCGGATTGGGCATGGGACCTTTTTATATGACGAACTTTTAGTCGTTCCACTTTTCATAAAATATCCTACTGGCTTAGCTTTAGAGCAGTGTGTATGTCCCTCTCAATATATAAGCCTGACAAGACTTCGGCCCTTAATTCAGGGAATAGTTGATGGAACTATATCCACCGATGAAGTTTTGTACTCTCCAGTGGTCTTTGCTGAATCGTATGGAATTCACCAAAACATAGGGCAGAGGGTAGCTGGAAAAGGAGAAATGATAGATAATCTCGAAAAATATCGAGTTGCTATATACTATAGAGGATTCAAAGGCATTTTTAATGTTAGTGACTGGAAATTTGAGGGAATATTCCAGAAAGACAAGAGAATTGAAGATAATGGAGATGTACTTTCCTATATGAAAAAGAAGGTTATTAGATTCCTTGGTCTAAAACTTAGATCAAAAATATAA
- a CDS encoding glycosyltransferase family 2 protein, producing the protein MGTPRVSIIILNWNGWRDTIECLESLYRINYENYDVIIVDNASNDESIERILQYCKGKLNSPSRFFDYSNQNKPIHVFELEEKQARNGKFHEKPLYEKYDPDRRLILIKASRNYGFTGGNNLGAKFALNALNPDYVLFLNNDTVVDKDFLQEIIDTAKKNDSVGIVGSKIFYYDYAGRRDVVWALGGGMFSLKTGSVRHATKDSDSLRLNFITGCSMLVSSDFLKRVRGFDSRYFTYYEDVDLSLTALEEGFSLDYSNKSIVWHKVGATAGRDTSEFIVWLKARNVVFTIRKHSGFLLVTLLWLLTYKNLRRIANFIFLQRKPSLLLAYYKGMLDGLMYRDSQDHKTWVP; encoded by the coding sequence ATGGGCACTCCAAGAGTCTCAATCATAATCCTGAACTGGAACGGGTGGAGGGACACTATAGAATGTCTGGAGTCATTGTATCGAATAAACTATGAAAACTATGATGTAATTATAGTTGATAACGCTTCTAACGATGAATCCATCGAGAGAATACTGCAATATTGCAAGGGGAAGCTAAATAGTCCATCCCGTTTTTTTGACTACTCAAATCAAAACAAGCCAATACACGTGTTTGAATTGGAAGAAAAACAAGCGCGAAATGGAAAGTTCCATGAAAAGCCCCTCTATGAAAAATATGATCCTGATAGACGGCTTATATTAATCAAAGCATCCAGAAACTACGGGTTTACAGGGGGAAACAACTTAGGTGCAAAATTTGCGCTTAACGCGTTGAATCCGGATTATGTCCTATTCCTTAACAATGACACAGTAGTTGACAAGGATTTTCTCCAAGAGATCATTGACACAGCAAAAAAGAACGACTCTGTTGGCATCGTGGGAAGCAAAATCTTTTACTACGACTATGCCGGTAGAAGAGACGTCGTTTGGGCACTGGGAGGAGGCATGTTTAGTCTAAAAACTGGAAGTGTTCGGCATGCCACAAAAGATAGTGATAGTTTGAGATTGAACTTTATAACTGGGTGTTCTATGTTAGTAAGTAGTGATTTCTTGAAGCGTGTGAGAGGTTTTGATAGTAGATATTTTACCTATTATGAGGATGTTGATTTGTCATTAACAGCTTTAGAAGAGGGGTTTTCTCTCGATTATTCAAATAAATCTATTGTCTGGCATAAAGTGGGTGCAACCGCTGGTAGAGACACGTCTGAGTTTATAGTATGGTTGAAGGCCAGAAATGTTGTTTTCACGATTAGAAAGCATAGTGGATTCCTGCTTGTGACTCTCCTTTGGTTGCTTACATACAAAAATCTGAGAAGGATAGCAAACTTCATTTTCCTTCAGAGAAAGCCAAGTTTACTTCTAGCGTATTATAAAGGCATGCTAGATGGGCTTATGTACAGGGATAGTCAGGACCATAAAACTTGGGTTCCATGA
- a CDS encoding Ig-like domain repeat protein, which translates to MRKIGILLVVMLVVSIPVVPVIKASDNSNTGKAFVEKAPIPSEYKYLQAEYYSLPDYFFKIKDYDIMEILLSLSHEDYQHINEIVFLSREVYSPRYHNGELYLKLEIELDGNLSPLVVADLFNVTRTGRYVFAHVPVSSLPQLVMDSHIVSITRVPKLSVLDSDGVPIIGADVLHDYNIRGEGVRVAVIDFSFNMGTHGYFCSEIVRSTAPNADIVEISLSNDYLDTLIAALNQIRDWNNDDDPSNDIDVVSMSLGTYKVRLDGQSPIDTAVNDVVNSGAIVVVAAGNYGDKHYEATFQDSDNDGYHEFSSGDEDLMITVDSPVEVTLNYFDFTGDLNLEISPSTGVSCHLGGPSTYESCSINSSGTYFIKIHEISEGSGKFELFFNTSVSFMEYNTFSSSIVAPASNPNVITVGAVPRNNPSVVEDFSSRGPTNTGLTKPDVVGPDNVTITVTSNGFTYEYHDLLGTSYATPHIAGAVALLESGAPSLTDDQVKELLFRLSNRYSNKDNDFGYGLPDLAQLIDSYEPDNYYTQAKPISLGASQQRTIFPSTDVDWVKFSVDSYKAVTITASESSPFGSIELTLYNSNLQVISGPVSKDGTVSISKNLDPGTYYIRVREYGQDGVVYPPYTLTVTGAELQPPVVDFSYSPSSPTIEDTVQFFDNSHDPDGGSIVYWHWDFGDGSTSTSQNPQHQYTTPGTYTVTLWVKDDDGQMSSISKTITVSDVSNHRPVIQDIIFYPSNPEVNQPVWMEAIVNDPDGDSIDMYYWDFGDGSTESGTSPVVSHEYLEGGTYTVTLVVRDSAGKYSYPFTKTIYIKTPFLKNNPPVWTLNILHGDDVGDIEISKNGEYIVAGGYSWAGFAVMDKYGRLLWQTNVVGDVNDVAISPDGHYVVVGTDSYLYVFSQDLRDQYLWRISLGSRVNSVWAGSQYIIAGTFDNNLYFIDYDGTIIHQLSDFEGRREAIFGNEEGSAAIYLGDGTPPYTLYYASVYGSHWNLNVEVSGHEFAASYSLDYVGYTGPDPNGQNTWDAGYARISDKYGYIIMDEPIPLPQDLDFYPAEGVAIYGGSRLAIVVMWGVVDEPDYPVLYIYDSNGNLLRQEQFSGLASYITVKYNGVYTTDNVYLVAAGSFSNNEAGLYVYDYNANPVWKYLGPNDKGVTVTDVAIDYYGDYIVAGGKDGLLMFFRTEPDSGTPPVATFSYTPTAPEAGVNITFDASGSYDPDGTIKRYVWDFGDGTTGEGVTVTHTYQDYGTYTVTLTVMDNDVITATYSQEINVIMPTKLIVADITGKQGTTVVLNATLLDILGNPLQGGTVQFYVDDQYVGESTTNSAGTAFFSLDTSNLAAGVHTIKARFIGNSLYKASEGYGQLLLYQYDTHLVILTTSAKYNTSTTLEAALRDEFGNPLAGKPVKFYVDGEYVGGTVTNSEGVAAIQYTVNVPAGTHVITAEFIGGPTYGPSRNTVDLLVYVKDTSLSTTGISAKVNSTTTFCATLLDENGEPVTAVNVIFKIDAIEIGTALTNGSGVACIQHTINLSPGYYLLTTEFTGTSNYGPSNSSAFLLVYSTRSQLAVTNTSAKVGSSVALKAVLVDEFGNPLSGKPVKFYVDGQYVGGTVTNSEGVAAIQYTVNVPAGTHVITAEFVGGPNYGPSEDTAKFLAYETATSITVYDSNGKVNGNVTLRAVLKDEFGNPLSGKPVKFYVDGEYVGGTVTNSEGVAAIQYTVNVPAGTHVITAEFIGGPTYGPSTGKGEFLAYNYSTSIVVYDSNGKVSGNVTLKAVLVDEFGNPLSGKPVKFYVDGQYVGGTVTNSEGVAAIQYTVNVPAGTHVITAEFVGGPNYGPSEDTAKFLAYETATSITVYDSNGKVSGNVTLKAVLVDEFGNPLAGKPVKFYVDGQYVGGTVTNSEGVAAIIYTVNVPAGTHVITAEFVGGPNYGPSEDSGKLLAYTYGTTLTVYNASGKTDENTTLKAVLVDEFGNPLSGKPVKFYVDGEYVGGTVTNSEGVAAIIYTVNVPAGTHVITAEFVGGPNYGPSEDSGKLLAYTYGTIIVMENVSAKVGNSATLKAVLVDEFGNPLAGKPVKFYVDGQYVGGTVTNSEGVAAIQYTVNISTGIHVITAEFVGGPNYGPSEDTAKFLAYETATSITVYDSNGKVNGNVTLRAVLKDEFGNPLSGKPVKFYVDGEYVGGTVTNSEGVAAIQYTVNISTGIHVITAEFVGGPNY; encoded by the coding sequence ATGAGAAAAATTGGGATATTGCTCGTAGTGATGCTGGTCGTTAGTATACCCGTGGTGCCTGTTATTAAGGCATCTGATAATTCAAACACAGGAAAAGCCTTTGTTGAAAAAGCTCCAATACCTTCAGAATATAAGTATTTACAGGCTGAGTACTACTCGCTTCCAGATTATTTCTTCAAGATTAAGGACTATGACATTATGGAAATTTTGTTATCTTTGTCCCATGAAGATTACCAACATATCAATGAGATTGTTTTCCTCAGTAGAGAGGTATACTCTCCCAGATATCACAATGGGGAGCTTTATCTAAAACTAGAAATTGAATTAGATGGAAATCTTTCACCCCTTGTGGTGGCCGATTTGTTTAATGTGACTAGAACCGGTAGGTACGTTTTTGCACATGTTCCTGTGTCCTCTTTACCCCAGTTAGTAATGGATTCTCACATCGTTTCTATTACTCGCGTTCCTAAACTTAGTGTTCTTGATAGTGATGGAGTTCCGATAATAGGAGCAGATGTCTTACATGATTACAATATCCGGGGAGAAGGGGTTAGGGTTGCAGTAATAGATTTCTCCTTTAATATGGGCACTCATGGCTATTTTTGTTCGGAAATTGTGAGATCAACAGCACCAAATGCGGATATTGTGGAGATTTCCTTGTCGAATGATTACTTAGACACACTTATTGCTGCTCTTAACCAGATTAGAGACTGGAATAATGACGATGATCCCTCTAATGACATTGATGTAGTTTCGATGTCATTAGGTACTTATAAGGTTAGACTTGATGGTCAGTCTCCTATTGACACTGCTGTTAATGATGTTGTTAATAGTGGGGCTATAGTTGTTGTTGCTGCTGGGAATTACGGAGATAAGCACTATGAGGCGACATTTCAAGATTCTGATAACGATGGATATCATGAGTTTTCATCTGGTGATGAAGATTTGATGATCACAGTTGATTCTCCGGTTGAGGTTACTCTTAATTATTTCGACTTTACTGGTGATTTGAATTTAGAAATCTCTCCTTCAACTGGAGTTTCATGTCATTTAGGAGGCCCTTCTACTTACGAAAGTTGTAGTATCAACTCTTCCGGAACATATTTTATAAAAATACACGAAATCTCAGAAGGTAGTGGAAAATTTGAGTTGTTTTTTAACACTTCGGTGTCATTCATGGAGTATAACACTTTCTCAAGCAGTATAGTTGCTCCAGCATCCAATCCAAATGTTATAACTGTAGGGGCAGTTCCGCGCAACAATCCTTCAGTTGTAGAGGACTTCAGCAGTAGAGGACCAACAAATACTGGATTGACGAAGCCTGATGTAGTGGGTCCAGACAATGTTACTATCACAGTTACATCAAATGGGTTCACTTATGAGTATCATGACCTACTAGGAACGAGCTATGCTACTCCTCATATAGCAGGTGCAGTTGCGCTGTTGGAAAGTGGGGCTCCGTCCTTAACAGACGATCAGGTTAAAGAACTCCTGTTTAGACTATCTAACAGATACTCCAACAAAGATAACGACTTTGGGTATGGGCTTCCTGATTTGGCACAATTAATTGATTCATATGAGCCAGATAACTATTACACTCAGGCAAAGCCAATATCATTAGGAGCATCCCAGCAGAGAACAATATTCCCCTCAACGGATGTTGATTGGGTTAAGTTCAGTGTTGATTCGTACAAAGCAGTCACAATAACTGCTAGCGAGAGTTCACCATTTGGTAGCATTGAACTAACCCTGTACAATTCCAACCTTCAAGTCATAAGTGGACCAGTATCCAAAGACGGAACGGTTTCGATTTCAAAAAACCTCGACCCTGGTACATACTATATTAGGGTTAGGGAATATGGACAAGATGGGGTTGTATATCCTCCATACACTCTAACTGTTACTGGGGCAGAACTTCAGCCACCTGTTGTAGATTTTAGTTATTCTCCCTCATCGCCTACAATAGAGGACACAGTCCAATTTTTTGATAATTCTCATGATCCAGACGGCGGGAGTATAGTGTACTGGCATTGGGACTTTGGAGATGGAAGTACAAGCACCAGCCAAAACCCGCAGCATCAATACACTACTCCTGGAACTTATACAGTAACTCTGTGGGTAAAGGATGATGATGGCCAGATGAGTTCTATTAGCAAGACTATCACGGTATCAGATGTGTCAAATCACAGGCCCGTAATCCAAGACATCATCTTTTATCCCTCCAACCCAGAGGTAAACCAGCCAGTATGGATGGAGGCCATTGTTAATGACCCTGATGGGGATAGTATTGACATGTATTATTGGGACTTTGGGGATGGAAGTACAGAAAGCGGAACTAGTCCAGTTGTCTCTCATGAATACTTGGAAGGGGGTACCTATACTGTAACCCTAGTAGTCAGAGATTCTGCTGGAAAATATAGTTACCCATTTACTAAAACCATATACATTAAGACACCATTTTTGAAGAACAATCCTCCAGTGTGGACATTGAATATACTACATGGGGATGATGTCGGAGACATTGAAATATCCAAGAATGGAGAGTATATTGTAGCTGGGGGCTACTCATGGGCAGGATTTGCAGTAATGGATAAGTATGGAAGACTTCTATGGCAGACTAATGTTGTGGGTGATGTTAACGATGTTGCGATATCACCAGATGGGCATTACGTGGTAGTTGGGACTGATAGCTACCTGTATGTCTTTTCCCAGGATTTGCGGGATCAATATCTTTGGAGGATAAGTCTTGGAAGTCGCGTCAATTCAGTGTGGGCAGGAAGTCAATATATAATTGCTGGAACTTTTGACAATAACTTGTACTTCATAGACTATGATGGGACTATTATTCATCAACTTAGTGATTTTGAGGGTAGGAGGGAGGCTATCTTTGGGAATGAGGAAGGATCTGCGGCGATATATCTGGGGGATGGCACACCACCCTATACTCTGTACTATGCTTCGGTTTACGGAAGTCATTGGAATTTAAATGTCGAGGTGAGTGGTCACGAATTCGCAGCCTCGTATTCATTAGACTATGTCGGTTATACTGGGCCAGATCCCAATGGACAGAACACTTGGGATGCAGGCTATGCGAGAATTTCTGACAAATATGGCTACATAATCATGGATGAACCAATTCCCCTCCCTCAGGATTTAGATTTCTATCCTGCAGAGGGTGTAGCAATTTATGGAGGCAGCAGACTTGCTATTGTTGTTATGTGGGGTGTAGTAGATGAGCCAGATTATCCAGTGCTATATATTTATGACAGCAATGGTAACCTTCTTAGACAGGAACAGTTCTCTGGCTTGGCTTCCTATATAACAGTAAAATATAATGGGGTATATACAACGGACAATGTTTATCTTGTAGCAGCAGGATCGTTTAGCAATAATGAGGCAGGCCTATACGTCTATGACTACAATGCAAATCCAGTTTGGAAATACTTAGGGCCGAATGATAAAGGAGTGACTGTTACTGATGTTGCGATAGATTATTACGGGGATTACATTGTTGCTGGAGGAAAAGATGGTCTCCTCATGTTTTTCAGAACAGAGCCCGACTCTGGAACGCCCCCCGTAGCAACTTTCAGCTATACACCAACTGCCCCTGAAGCGGGCGTGAACATAACCTTTGATGCAAGCGGATCCTATGATCCTGATGGCACTATAAAGCGGTACGTCTGGGACTTTGGAGATGGCACCACTGGGGAAGGTGTTACCGTTACCCACACTTACCAAGATTACGGGACCTACACAGTAACGTTGACTGTCATGGACAACGATGTCATAACAGCAACGTATTCTCAGGAGATCAATGTGATAATGCCAACTAAACTAATCGTTGCTGATATTACCGGGAAACAGGGGACTACTGTTGTCCTCAACGCAACACTTTTGGATATCTTGGGTAACCCCCTGCAGGGAGGCACTGTTCAGTTTTATGTTGATGACCAATATGTAGGAGAGAGTACCACCAATTCTGCAGGAACAGCCTTTTTCTCCTTAGACACTAGCAACTTGGCAGCTGGAGTGCACACAATAAAGGCCAGATTTATCGGGAACTCTCTGTACAAAGCTAGCGAAGGGTATGGGCAGTTATTGCTCTATCAGTACGATACCCATTTAGTTATATTGACAACTAGTGCCAAGTATAACACTAGCACTACTTTGGAAGCCGCGCTCAGGGATGAGTTTGGTAATCCGTTGGCTGGTAAACCAGTGAAGTTCTACGTTGACGGGGAGTACGTTGGAGGGACAGTGACTAATTCAGAGGGGGTAGCAGCAATACAGTACACTGTTAACGTTCCGGCAGGTACTCACGTGATTACTGCAGAATTCATCGGAGGACCAACATACGGACCTAGCAGGAATACTGTAGATTTACTGGTTTATGTTAAAGATACCTCTCTCAGCACTACTGGAATCTCAGCGAAGGTGAATTCTACAACCACTTTCTGTGCTACGCTGCTTGATGAGAATGGAGAGCCCGTCACTGCAGTGAACGTTATTTTCAAGATTGACGCAATTGAAATTGGAACTGCTCTCACGAATGGGTCTGGTGTAGCCTGCATTCAACACACTATAAATCTATCCCCAGGATATTATTTACTCACTACTGAGTTTACAGGCACATCCAATTATGGACCAAGTAACAGCTCCGCTTTCCTCTTAGTATATAGCACCCGCTCCCAGCTTGCGGTGACTAATACTTCAGCGAAGGTTGGGTCTTCGGTGGCTCTCAAGGCGGTGCTCGTGGATGAGTTTGGTAATCCGCTTTCGGGTAAACCAGTGAAGTTCTACGTTGATGGGCAGTACGTTGGAGGGACAGTGACTAATTCAGAGGGGGTAGCAGCAATACAGTACACTGTTAACGTTCCGGCAGGTACTCATGTTATCACTGCAGAATTCGTTGGTGGGCCGAATTACGGGCCAAGTGAGGATACAGCGAAGTTCTTAGCTTATGAGACAGCAACAAGCATAACAGTGTATGATTCTAATGGTAAGGTTAACGGTAACGTGACTCTCAGGGCAGTGCTCAAAGACGAGTTTGGTAATCCGCTTTCGGGTAAACCAGTGAAGTTCTACGTTGACGGGGAGTACGTTGGAGGGACAGTGACTAATTCAGAGGGGGTAGCAGCAATACAGTACACTGTTAACGTTCCGGCAGGTACTCACGTGATTACTGCAGAATTCATCGGAGGACCAACATACGGGCCAAGCACTGGTAAGGGCGAGTTCTTGGCGTATAACTACAGCACAAGTATTGTTGTTTACGATTCTAATGGTAAGGTTAGCGGTAACGTGACTCTCAAGGCGGTGCTCGTGGATGAGTTTGGTAATCCGCTTTCGGGTAAACCAGTGAAGTTCTACGTTGATGGGCAGTACGTTGGAGGGACAGTGACTAATTCAGAGGGGGTAGCAGCAATACAGTACACTGTTAACGTTCCGGCAGGTACTCATGTTATCACTGCAGAATTCGTTGGTGGGCCGAATTACGGGCCAAGTGAGGATACAGCGAAGTTCTTAGCTTATGAGACAGCAACAAGCATAACAGTGTATGATTCTAATGGTAAGGTTAGCGGTAACGTGACTCTCAAGGCGGTGCTCGTGGATGAGTTTGGTAATCCGTTGGCTGGTAAACCAGTGAAGTTCTACGTTGATGGGCAGTACGTTGGAGGGACAGTGACTAATTCAGAGGGAGTTGCGGCGATTATTTACACTGTTAATGTCCCAGCGGGTACTCATGTTATCACTGCAGAATTCGTTGGTGGGCCGAATTATGGTCCAAGCGAAGACAGTGGAAAACTACTAGCTTACACTTATGGTACCACTCTAACAGTATATAATGCTAGTGGAAAAACTGATGAAAATACAACTCTCAAGGCGGTGCTCGTGGATGAGTTTGGTAATCCGCTTTCGGGTAAGCCCGTGAAGTTCTACGTTGACGGGGAGTACGTTGGAGGGACAGTGACTAATTCAGAGGGAGTTGCGGCGATTATTTACACTGTTAATGTCCCAGCGGGTACTCATGTTATCACTGCAGAATTCGTTGGTGGGCCGAATTATGGTCCAAGCGAAGACAGTGGAAAACTACTAGCTTACACTTATGGGACGATCATTGTCATGGAGAATGTTTCAGCTAAAGTCGGTAACAGCGCTACATTAAAAGCTGTGCTCGTGGATGAGTTTGGTAATCCGTTGGCTGGTAAACCAGTGAAGTTCTACGTTGATGGGCAGTACGTTGGAGGGACAGTGACTAATTCAGAGGGGGTAGCAGCAATACAGTACACTGTTAACATCTCAACGGGTATTCACGTGATTACTGCGGAATTTGTCGGAGGACCAAATTATGGTCCAAGTGAGGATACAGCGAAGTTCTTAGCTTATGAGACAGCAACAAGCATAACAGTGTATGATTCTAATGGTAAGGTTAACGGTAACGTGACTCTCAGGGCAGTGCTCAAAGACGAGTTTGGTAATCCGCTTTCGGGTAAGCCCGTGAAGTTCTACGTTGACGGGGAGTACGTTGGAGGGACAGTGACTAATTCAGAGGGGGTAGCAGCAATACAGTACACTGTTAACATCTCAACGGGTATTCACGTGATTACTGCGGAATTTGTCGGAGGACCAAATTATTAA